The following proteins are encoded in a genomic region of Pelodictyon phaeoclathratiforme BU-1:
- the nadA gene encoding quinolinate synthase NadA gives MTRDIAPASSASAPLSHEELFRRINALKKEMNALILAHYYTLPEIQQVADIVGDSLALARAAEKNNADVIVFAGVYFMAETAKILNPGKTVLMPDAHAGCPLADSCPEEAFRRFKAGYPGAIVITYINSTAEIKALSDITCTSSNAEQIIRQIPATQQIIFGPDKNLGGYIAKKLNREMILWPGCCYVHDAFSEAVILKACQEQPDAELIAHPECREEVLRHAAFIGSTKALLEYTVSSAANTFIVATEPGILYEMQQQSPQKTFIPAPKDSKNPRSLCTQMKQNSLEKLYQCMLDRKPEIIIDETLRLASLGSIRRMLDMSPA, from the coding sequence ATGACCAGAGATATTGCTCCAGCCAGCTCCGCCAGCGCCCCTCTTTCGCATGAAGAACTTTTCAGGAGGATCAATGCGCTGAAAAAAGAGATGAATGCCCTCATTCTTGCCCACTATTACACCCTTCCTGAAATACAGCAGGTCGCCGATATTGTGGGCGACAGCCTTGCCCTTGCCCGGGCCGCCGAAAAAAACAATGCCGATGTCATTGTTTTTGCTGGAGTCTATTTTATGGCAGAAACCGCCAAAATCCTCAATCCCGGAAAAACAGTACTGATGCCTGACGCACACGCCGGCTGTCCACTTGCCGACAGTTGTCCGGAAGAGGCCTTCAGGAGATTCAAGGCAGGCTATCCCGGCGCCATCGTCATCACCTACATCAACTCGACTGCCGAAATAAAAGCGCTCTCCGACATCACCTGTACCTCCTCCAACGCCGAACAGATCATCCGCCAGATTCCTGCCACTCAGCAGATCATTTTCGGCCCCGATAAAAATCTCGGAGGATACATCGCAAAAAAACTCAACAGAGAGATGATTCTCTGGCCGGGGTGCTGCTATGTACACGACGCCTTTTCCGAAGCAGTCATCCTCAAGGCATGTCAGGAACAACCCGACGCAGAACTCATAGCCCATCCCGAATGCCGCGAAGAGGTGCTTCGTCATGCAGCATTCATCGGCTCAACAAAAGCGCTGCTGGAGTATACTGTCTCCAGTGCTGCCAACACCTTCATTGTGGCAACCGAGCCTGGCATCCTCTATGAAATGCAGCAACAATCACCGCAGAAAACCTTCATTCCAGCGCCAAAGGATTCCAAAAATCCCCGAAGCCTCTGCACACAGATGAAACAGAACAGTCTTGAAAAACTCTATCAGTGCATGCTTGATCGCAAACCCGAGATTATTATTGACGAAACACTTCGCCTTGCATCCCTCGGCTCCATTCGAAGAATGCTCGACATGTCGCCCGCTTAA
- a CDS encoding phage tail protein — protein MDEMLAVIKLFAGNFVPRGFMECNGQTLLINNNAALFSLLGISYGGDGRQNFMLPDLRPLDEQGQKRPWNQGEPRSLICVEGIYPVRD, from the coding sequence ATGGATGAGATGCTTGCTGTAATCAAACTTTTTGCGGGAAATTTTGTGCCGCGGGGTTTTATGGAGTGCAATGGCCAGACGCTTTTGATTAACAACAATGCGGCATTGTTCAGTCTGCTTGGAATCAGTTATGGTGGTGATGGTCGTCAGAACTTCATGCTTCCTGATTTGCGTCCCTTGGATGAGCAGGGTCAGAAGCGCCCGTGGAATCAGGGTGAGCCTCGCTCTCTTATTTGTGTTGAGGGGATCTATCCTGTGCGCGATTGA
- the mreC gene encoding rod shape-determining protein MreC, which produces MRKFFTLLFKYNTWLLFAAYCSIAVIFIKLQQDDILAKIHTGSIEFGAAINEKLTGISSLFTLSSENDRLMQLNSDLLSRVLILETAAVDERNLRKIAADSSFNASGFLMARVVDRKFSDRDNMLVIDAGWRRGIKKDMTVLVPQGLVGRVISVSENYARVMPVIHPDFKVCVVADSSNNMGILSWSGGKEFIAQVEHIPISSTLKVHERIVTSDFSTFSIRGIPVGRVVRITPDNLFYRVDVRLAVDFASLTHVLVAPLKIEPEKSAITGNTPEKQEIP; this is translated from the coding sequence GTGAGGAAGTTTTTTACCCTTCTTTTCAAATACAATACCTGGCTGCTTTTTGCGGCATACTGCAGTATCGCGGTGATCTTTATTAAACTTCAGCAGGATGATATACTGGCAAAGATTCACACTGGCAGCATTGAGTTTGGCGCTGCTATCAATGAAAAGCTGACGGGTATCAGCTCCTTGTTTACTCTGAGCAGTGAAAACGATCGCCTGATGCAGCTTAACAGCGATCTGCTCTCGAGGGTGCTCATCCTTGAAACTGCGGCTGTTGATGAACGGAACCTCCGGAAAATTGCTGCCGACAGCAGCTTCAATGCTTCAGGGTTTCTTATGGCAAGGGTTGTTGACCGCAAATTCAGTGACCGTGACAATATGCTGGTGATTGATGCCGGATGGAGACGGGGAATAAAAAAAGATATGACCGTTCTGGTGCCACAGGGTCTGGTGGGGAGAGTCATCTCTGTTTCGGAAAACTATGCAAGGGTGATGCCGGTTATCCATCCGGATTTCAAGGTCTGCGTGGTAGCCGATTCATCGAACAACATGGGTATTCTCTCCTGGAGCGGAGGCAAAGAGTTCATCGCCCAGGTGGAACACATTCCCATCAGCAGCACGCTTAAAGTGCATGAACGCATAGTCACTTCCGATTTCAGTACCTTTTCAATACGGGGTATTCCTGTCGGAAGAGTGGTTCGCATAACACCTGATAACCTCTTTTACAGGGTTGATGTACGGCTTGCTGTGGATTTTGCGTCACTTACCCACGTACTGGTTGCTCCGCTGAAAATAGAACCGGAAAAGAGCGCGATTACCGGCAATACTCCGGAAAAACAAGAGATCCCTTAA
- a CDS encoding ATP-binding protein, with product MTDGTFHTHDHSLLRCTDEKHLRNSEGIESDYSSSRMEMRRIIHELSVHQIERVIQKDELLLSREKLEKSLEYFIELYDFASQGFLTLSSDGTILEANLTATKLLDVERSRLKGSRFEMFVAFEDISVFNAMIDNVFSFRRSGFCEISLYRDHVESAGATSLTPRILRVDALIRNDNQQCLLVLSDITRQKQIEQENARLQDALENFRNMEMVGQLAGGMAHYNKMLDVILGHAESIRKEVDPASSVRSNLEAIQKVATRSAEITGQLLDFACKRVAIPKIIGLDGMAEGIITMLRRLIDESITLVWVPASRNALIKIDPVQIDQIILNLCLNSRDAMVAGGKITMETGRVTVTKEECAHGHCCAAPGEYVKLVVTDDGCGIDTKDLPHIFEPFFTTKLATDGNGLGLSTVYGIVKQSNGSIKCESKPGHGATFTLFFPHHRSSAASIRTVQLNPSVATQGEETILLVDDESEVLELLKEMLEHYGYNVYTANPARAILIAEQHRGGIDLLLTDVMMPEMNGFELAQRIKSVVPDIKVLFMSGYSTDVISDDTIIQDGVNFIQKPFSFKALSVAVRAILNPVSEV from the coding sequence ATGACAGACGGCACATTCCACACCCATGATCACTCCTTGTTGCGTTGCACTGATGAAAAACATTTGCGGAACAGTGAAGGGATAGAGTCAGATTATTCCTCTTCACGTATGGAAATGCGTCGCATTATTCACGAACTTTCGGTTCATCAGATTGAACGTGTGATTCAGAAGGATGAGCTGCTTCTGTCGAGAGAGAAACTTGAAAAGAGTCTGGAATATTTTATTGAGCTTTACGATTTTGCTTCGCAGGGCTTTTTGACCCTTTCATCTGATGGCACCATCCTTGAGGCTAACCTGACTGCTACGAAGTTGCTTGATGTTGAACGTTCCCGTTTGAAAGGGAGTCGTTTCGAAATGTTCGTCGCTTTTGAGGATATTTCCGTCTTCAATGCCATGATTGATAATGTGTTCAGTTTCAGGAGGTCTGGTTTTTGTGAGATCTCTCTCTATCGTGATCATGTTGAGTCTGCAGGGGCGACATCTCTCACTCCGCGTATCTTGCGTGTTGATGCGCTTATCAGGAATGATAACCAGCAATGCCTTCTCGTTCTTTCTGATATTACCAGGCAAAAACAGATAGAACAGGAGAATGCGAGGCTTCAGGACGCACTCGAAAATTTCCGGAACATGGAGATGGTCGGTCAGCTTGCTGGTGGTATGGCGCATTACAACAAGATGCTTGATGTTATCCTCGGTCATGCCGAGAGCATCCGCAAAGAGGTTGATCCTGCCTCTTCCGTTCGTTCCAATCTTGAGGCAATCCAGAAGGTTGCAACCCGTTCTGCCGAAATAACCGGTCAGCTTCTTGACTTTGCCTGTAAACGGGTTGCCATTCCGAAAATAATAGGACTTGATGGCATGGCAGAGGGGATTATCACCATGTTACGGCGACTGATCGATGAAAGTATCACGCTTGTCTGGGTTCCAGCCAGCCGGAATGCCTTGATCAAGATCGATCCCGTCCAGATCGACCAAATCATCCTCAATCTCTGCCTCAACTCCCGTGATGCTATGGTTGCTGGTGGCAAGATCACCATGGAAACCGGCAGGGTGACGGTTACGAAAGAGGAGTGTGCGCATGGTCATTGCTGTGCGGCGCCAGGAGAGTATGTTAAACTTGTTGTTACGGATGATGGGTGCGGTATTGATACAAAAGATCTTCCCCATATTTTTGAGCCCTTTTTTACAACCAAGCTCGCAACTGACGGTAATGGTCTTGGGCTTTCTACCGTCTATGGTATTGTCAAACAGAGTAACGGCAGTATCAAATGCGAGAGCAAACCGGGGCACGGCGCCACCTTTACCCTCTTTTTTCCGCATCACAGGAGCAGTGCAGCGTCAATCCGGACGGTGCAACTCAATCCCAGCGTGGCGACCCAGGGAGAGGAGACCATCCTCCTTGTTGACGATGAATCTGAGGTGCTTGAATTGCTGAAGGAGATGCTTGAGCACTATGGCTACAATGTGTATACAGCGAATCCCGCTCGTGCCATTCTCATAGCGGAGCAACACCGTGGAGGCATCGATTTGCTGTTGACTGATGTGATGATGCCGGAGATGAACGGGTTTGAACTTGCTCAACGGATCAAATCGGTCGTTCCTGATATTAAAGTGCTCTTTATGTCTGGTTACAGCACTGATGTTATTTCGGATGATACCATTATTCAGGACGGAGTTAATTTTATTCAGAAGCCATTCTCGTTCAAGGCGCTCTCTGTTGCGGTGCGTGCAATACTCAATCCGGTGAGCGAAGTGTGA
- the mrdA gene encoding penicillin-binding protein 2: MDKPQQSARTVSFFVIAVFTVLFGRLFYLQVLNYQQLGSISTTNSIRRIWMPPPRGRMIDRNGIIIVDNQPLYTIKIIPSEFRKEKTAFLARLIQKPKEELDESYRKGYAFNRFSATIVNRNLDAIAIARVSENLWQLPGVLIESDNKRLYPDALFGTHLFGYLRSISREKLDELADQGYSQDDKIGFSGLEKFYEERLKGQKGARFEMVTPLGKYAGKYDDGKSDIVSIKGDDLYLAIDGGLQQLAEQLLRKTGKSGAVVAIDPSTGGVLALASAPDYDLDIFNGSTDRKGWNSILTNPSKPLFNRTVQAVYPPGSIYKMILAMAALEEKRFDPKKKILDNGVFIYGKRRFLSNEGRGHGWVDMREAITVSSNVYFYNLIFPVGFENWTKYGAMFGFGQKSGIDLPGERAGLLPSTSYYNKRYGENRWTKGYLVSLAIGQGELGTTPVQLAAYAAAIANNGTLYQPHLVKGYRDTATGKYFPFLYTKQELPVSAETFALIKDGMIGVVRRGTGTLAQVPGVTVAGKTGTAQNPHGKDHAWFIAFAPVENPKIAMAVLVENAGFGGAISAPIARELIRYYVKGEKVAVAPERKGNAPADSVLQADSTDTAIPAAVQPEKVINNAEPVTGERIDNKSGEVSE, from the coding sequence ATGGATAAACCCCAGCAAAGCGCCAGAACCGTCTCTTTTTTTGTGATTGCAGTTTTTACGGTACTGTTTGGCCGACTCTTCTATCTGCAGGTGCTTAATTATCAGCAGCTTGGATCAATTTCAACAACAAACAGCATCCGAAGAATCTGGATGCCGCCTCCGAGAGGACGGATGATTGACCGGAACGGGATTATCATTGTCGACAATCAGCCTCTCTATACAATCAAGATTATTCCTTCTGAATTCAGGAAAGAAAAAACTGCTTTTCTTGCGAGGCTGATACAGAAGCCAAAGGAGGAGCTGGATGAAAGTTACCGCAAGGGATATGCGTTTAACCGATTTTCAGCAACCATTGTAAACCGTAACCTTGATGCCATTGCAATAGCGAGAGTCAGCGAGAATCTCTGGCAGCTTCCCGGTGTCCTTATAGAGTCCGACAACAAACGACTCTATCCTGACGCCCTTTTTGGAACCCATCTCTTTGGCTATTTACGCTCGATATCGAGGGAAAAGCTTGATGAGCTGGCCGACCAGGGTTACTCTCAGGATGACAAAATCGGTTTCAGCGGACTGGAAAAATTTTATGAGGAGCGGCTGAAAGGTCAGAAAGGGGCCCGGTTTGAAATGGTTACCCCTTTGGGGAAATATGCGGGAAAATACGATGACGGAAAGAGCGATATCGTCTCCATAAAGGGGGATGATCTCTATCTGGCTATTGACGGTGGACTGCAGCAACTTGCTGAACAATTGCTGAGAAAAACGGGAAAATCAGGGGCTGTCGTGGCTATTGACCCCTCAACCGGCGGAGTCCTTGCCCTTGCCAGCGCACCGGACTATGATCTTGATATCTTCAACGGTTCTACTGATCGCAAAGGATGGAACAGTATTCTTACCAATCCGTCAAAACCGCTTTTTAACCGCACCGTTCAGGCTGTTTATCCGCCAGGATCCATTTACAAGATGATTCTTGCGATGGCAGCGCTTGAGGAAAAGAGATTTGATCCGAAGAAGAAGATACTCGATAACGGGGTCTTCATCTATGGAAAACGACGATTTCTCAGCAATGAGGGTAGGGGGCACGGATGGGTGGATATGAGAGAGGCCATTACGGTTTCATCCAATGTCTATTTTTATAACCTGATTTTTCCTGTGGGGTTTGAGAACTGGACAAAATATGGCGCCATGTTCGGTTTTGGACAAAAAAGCGGTATTGACCTGCCTGGCGAGAGGGCCGGACTTCTTCCATCAACCAGTTACTACAATAAACGGTATGGCGAGAACAGGTGGACAAAGGGCTATCTGGTCAGCCTTGCGATTGGCCAGGGTGAGCTTGGCACGACACCGGTGCAGCTTGCTGCCTATGCTGCGGCCATTGCCAACAATGGCACACTCTATCAGCCTCATCTTGTTAAAGGATATCGCGATACGGCTACGGGTAAATATTTTCCCTTCCTCTATACAAAACAGGAGCTTCCGGTTTCAGCAGAAACATTCGCTCTTATCAAGGATGGTATGATCGGGGTTGTACGACGGGGTACAGGCACGCTGGCCCAGGTACCTGGTGTAACTGTTGCAGGAAAAACCGGAACTGCACAAAATCCCCATGGGAAGGATCATGCGTGGTTTATTGCTTTTGCTCCGGTGGAGAATCCAAAAATCGCCATGGCGGTGCTTGTGGAGAATGCTGGTTTCGGTGGCGCCATTTCGGCTCCGATTGCCCGTGAACTGATCCGCTACTATGTGAAGGGTGAGAAGGTGGCTGTTGCACCGGAAAGAAAAGGAAACGCACCCGCTGATAGTGTGCTGCAAGCTGATAGTACGGATACAGCGATACCGGCAGCAGTGCAACCGGAAAAGGTCATCAATAACGCTGAACCTGTTACCGGTGAACGTATTGACAACAAGAGTGGAGAGGTGAGCGAATGA
- a CDS encoding 3-oxoacyl-[acyl-carrier-protein] synthase III C-terminal domain-containing protein, translating to MQLNLPLKIIGLGRYLPPRIVPNSELETICALPSGWIERRNGVRERRWATTETASFMAAEAAREALDEAKLRPDQLSLIINASGTPEQAIPDTGALIQRQLGLGKSGIPAMSVHTTCLSFITALDVAATYINAGRYNHILIASSEISSCGINPKEPESATLVGDAAAAVVVTRATEGDSSSLHHAHFKTWGEGAAFTSIRGGGSARHPAKPGHNPDDDLFHMDGPAVLRMVRGLDELFLEELYPGLSKSLTDIDLVVPHQSSKVGLLLLQRYGWPEAKIMRTLHQLGNCVAASIPATLYQSVRDGNLQRGQKLLLVGTGAGLSIGGVVMTY from the coding sequence ATGCAGCTCAACTTGCCCCTCAAAATAATCGGACTTGGCCGCTATCTCCCTCCGCGCATCGTACCAAACTCCGAGCTTGAAACGATCTGCGCTCTCCCTTCCGGATGGATAGAGCGCCGCAACGGCGTGCGTGAACGACGATGGGCCACCACAGAAACCGCCTCCTTCATGGCCGCAGAGGCCGCGCGTGAAGCGCTTGATGAAGCGAAGCTCAGGCCCGACCAGCTCAGCCTCATCATCAACGCCTCAGGAACCCCCGAACAGGCCATTCCCGATACCGGCGCACTGATCCAGCGCCAGCTCGGTCTTGGCAAATCAGGAATTCCAGCCATGAGCGTGCACACCACCTGCCTCAGCTTCATCACCGCCCTCGACGTAGCCGCAACATACATCAATGCCGGGCGCTACAACCACATCCTCATCGCCAGTTCCGAAATCTCCTCATGCGGAATAAACCCCAAAGAGCCCGAATCAGCCACACTGGTAGGGGATGCCGCTGCTGCTGTTGTTGTCACCCGTGCCACAGAGGGCGACAGCTCCTCTCTGCACCATGCCCATTTCAAAACATGGGGAGAGGGCGCCGCCTTCACCTCCATCAGAGGCGGAGGATCGGCACGTCATCCAGCAAAACCCGGCCACAACCCCGATGACGACCTGTTCCACATGGATGGACCCGCAGTGCTGCGCATGGTCAGAGGCCTCGATGAACTCTTCCTCGAAGAGCTCTATCCCGGCCTCTCAAAAAGCCTCACAGACATCGATCTCGTTGTTCCCCACCAGTCAAGCAAAGTCGGCCTGCTCCTCCTCCAGCGCTACGGCTGGCCGGAAGCGAAAATCATGCGCACACTCCACCAGCTCGGCAACTGCGTAGCCGCCTCCATTCCCGCCACCCTCTACCAGAGTGTGCGCGACGGCAACCTCCAGCGAGGCCAGAAACTCCTCCTCGTCGGCACCGGCGCCGGGCTCTCCATTGGCGGGGTGGTGATGACGTATTGA
- a CDS encoding PB1 domain-containing protein, whose protein sequence is MHTCARKIASFSTLLSLMCSSLPALAWHDKTHLSVAEAAGFDLWYSSAAPDVAKSKSEFKPFEEKNHYFNNKAGKEVDEALVMGQVERYNKPDDEEGHLYGAIIGAVRAYQAESAAGKYAEYPLVFCAHYTGDLSMPLHNTPYDDFNKQRHSINDGIIESSVRNNIGYIQRNMENITINNESDLARAIARVANTARTLGLKIRKEKRDMTQNEAYTQVTQSASLFRAILKYVGKNPG, encoded by the coding sequence ATGCATACATGCGCACGAAAGATAGCATCGTTCTCCACCCTTCTCTCCCTTATGTGCTCCTCGCTGCCAGCGCTTGCCTGGCACGACAAAACCCATCTCTCGGTTGCCGAGGCGGCAGGTTTTGACCTCTGGTACAGTTCAGCCGCACCCGACGTCGCCAAATCAAAAAGCGAATTCAAGCCCTTCGAAGAGAAAAACCACTACTTCAACAACAAGGCAGGCAAAGAGGTCGATGAAGCCCTCGTTATGGGTCAGGTCGAGCGCTACAACAAACCGGACGACGAGGAAGGGCACCTCTATGGCGCCATCATTGGAGCCGTAAGAGCTTATCAGGCAGAAAGTGCGGCGGGCAAATATGCCGAATATCCCCTCGTCTTCTGTGCACACTACACCGGTGACCTTTCCATGCCGCTGCACAACACACCCTACGATGATTTCAACAAACAACGGCACAGCATCAACGACGGTATCATCGAAAGCAGCGTCCGCAACAACATCGGCTACATTCAGCGAAACATGGAGAATATTACCATCAACAACGAATCCGATCTTGCTCGTGCAATAGCCAGAGTAGCAAATACAGCCCGTACCCTTGGGCTCAAAATAAGAAAAGAGAAAAGGGATATGACCCAAAACGAAGCCTATACCCAGGTTACGCAGAGCGCCTCACTCTTCAGAGCCATTCTGAAGTATGTCGGTAAAAATCCCGGCTGA
- a CDS encoding lysozyme, whose protein sequence is MQTSENGFALIRKYEGLRLATYVCPGGKLTIGYGHTGPDVTTGKKIDEEEANALLVKDVQRFERAVNGLVTAPMTQGMFDALISFSFNLGVGSLKSSTLLKKLNAGNLTGAADEFLKWNKAGGKVLAGLSARRESERERFLV, encoded by the coding sequence ATGCAGACAAGTGAAAACGGGTTTGCTCTTATTCGAAAGTATGAGGGTTTGCGTCTTGCGACGTATGTCTGTCCGGGGGGAAAGCTGACGATCGGGTATGGCCATACGGGCCCGGATGTTACAACGGGGAAAAAAATTGATGAAGAGGAGGCAAATGCACTTCTGGTCAAGGATGTTCAGCGTTTTGAGCGTGCAGTTAACGGGCTGGTGACGGCGCCGATGACGCAGGGGATGTTCGATGCGCTGATCAGTTTTTCCTTTAATCTTGGCGTCGGCTCATTGAAAAGTTCGACCTTGCTGAAAAAACTGAATGCCGGTAATCTGACTGGTGCGGCGGATGAGTTTTTGAAGTGGAACAAGGCGGGTGGGAAGGTGCTGGCGGGCCTCTCTGCGCGGCGCGAGAGTGAGCGGGAGCGCTTTTTGGTTTGA
- a CDS encoding co-chaperone GroES family protein encodes MTQNVNITDKFVVVGDRVLIKPKSLGERTKSGIYLPPGVQEKEKIQSGYIIKTGPGYPVGPPPESDEPWKERVSAAQYIPLQAKVGDLAIFIQNSSYEIEYEEERYIIVPNSAILLLIREDDDLDYYLK; translated from the coding sequence ATGACGCAGAATGTGAATATAACAGATAAATTTGTTGTTGTCGGTGATAGAGTATTAATCAAACCAAAATCTCTTGGCGAGAGAACCAAATCCGGTATTTATCTTCCTCCGGGAGTTCAGGAAAAAGAGAAAATTCAGTCAGGCTACATCATAAAAACCGGGCCGGGTTACCCTGTAGGCCCGCCACCCGAATCGGACGAACCCTGGAAAGAGCGCGTTTCAGCAGCACAGTACATACCACTCCAGGCAAAAGTGGGAGATCTGGCTATTTTTATCCAGAACAGCTCCTATGAGATCGAATATGAAGAGGAGCGATACATCATTGTCCCCAATTCGGCGATTCTCCTCCTCATCAGGGAAGATGACGATCTTGACTACTACCTCAAATAA
- a CDS encoding pentapeptide repeat-containing protein, producing MSVKIPAEQTVSQHFVLNMADPEHLKLLQEGVTTWNQWRQEHPDIRPDLHDAPLASLDMRYVNLAGAQLGGANLSKANLEGANLAEADLCGADLRGAEISRTNLRGVNFSKSTIDIFTTYRDVDGCDIGVNGLYSPLTDSAALLRIDPPGNSMQGANVDAVIESLRHARKLHTFSLLLAGIAMLFIVIKPKTITLPYLSGSFKFDDISYAFLAMILSTVLLSQVSSFIDSALQGAHYLKDRRSAMLVGHFPWLLSKYESEKANRRQSKIMRFLLVFHPLIYLYFFMKWEVLFSGNWAELMLHYQEMPVIFAEYLLPVFYFIIIKLCIHIFRLSEGFQKPILFDSATERARQTDMERLAEAVEKQASRTAELVELMRKREG from the coding sequence ATGTCGGTAAAAATCCCGGCTGAACAAACAGTTTCACAACATTTCGTACTGAACATGGCCGATCCTGAACATCTGAAGCTCCTTCAAGAGGGCGTCACGACCTGGAACCAGTGGCGCCAGGAACATCCGGATATCCGGCCCGACCTGCACGATGCGCCCCTCGCTTCACTCGATATGCGATACGTAAACCTCGCCGGGGCGCAACTTGGCGGCGCAAACCTCTCCAAAGCCAATCTTGAAGGAGCCAATCTCGCCGAAGCAGATCTCTGCGGCGCAGACCTGAGGGGAGCAGAGATCAGCCGAACCAACCTTCGGGGAGTCAATTTCAGCAAAAGCACCATCGACATCTTCACCACCTATCGTGACGTCGATGGGTGTGATATTGGCGTCAACGGCCTCTACTCACCCCTCACCGACTCCGCAGCCCTGCTGAGGATCGACCCCCCGGGAAACTCCATGCAGGGAGCCAACGTCGATGCCGTCATCGAAAGCCTTCGCCACGCCCGCAAGCTCCACACCTTCTCTCTTCTGCTTGCAGGAATCGCCATGCTCTTTATCGTCATCAAACCCAAAACCATAACCCTGCCCTACCTTTCCGGCTCTTTCAAGTTCGATGACATCAGCTACGCCTTTCTGGCCATGATCCTCTCCACGGTACTTCTGAGCCAGGTCTCCTCCTTTATCGATTCCGCACTGCAAGGGGCACACTACCTCAAAGATCGCAGATCAGCCATGCTTGTCGGCCACTTCCCCTGGCTCCTCTCAAAATACGAAAGTGAAAAAGCCAACCGGCGACAGTCGAAAATCATGCGTTTCCTGCTCGTCTTTCACCCCCTCATCTACCTCTATTTTTTCATGAAATGGGAGGTACTCTTCAGCGGAAACTGGGCAGAGCTCATGCTGCACTACCAGGAGATGCCCGTCATCTTCGCAGAGTATCTGCTGCCGGTATTTTACTTCATTATCATCAAACTCTGCATCCACATCTTCCGGCTCTCCGAAGGATTCCAGAAACCGATTCTCTTCGACAGCGCAACCGAGCGGGCACGCCAGACCGACATGGAACGCCTCGCAGAAGCGGTTGAAAAACAGGCATCACGAACAGCCGAGCTCGTCGAACTAATGCGCAAAAGGGAGGGATGA